In a genomic window of Brassica rapa cultivar Chiifu-401-42 chromosome A10, CAAS_Brap_v3.01, whole genome shotgun sequence:
- the LOC103845674 gene encoding LRR receptor-like serine/threonine-protein kinase EFR, with product MKPFLSIALLMFFEAFTVVFAQARFSSETDMKALLEFKSQAAENNTEVLSSWNSSSPLCSWTGVTCGRKRERVVSLDLGGFKLAGVISPSIGNLSFLRVLNLADNSFTSTIPREVGMLFRLQYLNMSFNLLQGRIPPSLSNCSTLSTLDLSSNQIGHEVPSELGSLSKLVILSLATNNLTGKFPASLGNLTSLQKLDFAYNEMEGEIPYDVARLRQLVFFQISQNGFSGVFPHALYNLSSLESLSLGGNSFTGNLRADFGYLLPNLRTLLLGENHFTGAIPITLTNISSLGRFHISSNNLTGSIPLIFGKLPNLWWLGIAQNALGKNSFSDLEFIGGLTNCTELEFLDAGYNRLGGELPASTANLSTKLTSLNMGGNHISGTIPRDIGNLVNLQVLSLEANMLTGELPVSFGKLLELQVLEVYTNSLSGELPSYFDKMTQLQKIHLNSNSFQGRIPKSIGGCRNLLDLWIDTNKLNGSIPREILQIPSLAFLDLSNNVLTGSFPEEVGKLELLVGLAASDNKLSGRIPQTLGGFLSLEFLYLQGNSFEGAIPDISRLVSLSNVDFSRNNLSGRIPQYLAKFPQLKNLNLSMNKFEGSVPTTGVFRNATEVSVFGNSNLCGGIREMQLKPCIDVKASSRPRKPLSLRKKIASGIGIGMASLLLIIIVAALCWFKKKRDKRKKNDTSSTNQSYSTTMGKFYEKLSYKELYDATGGFSSDNLIGSGNFGTVYKGVLGHDNKLVAVKVLNLLKHGATKSFMAECETFKGVRHRNLVKLLTVCSSLDSEGNEFRALVYEFMPKGSLDTWLHQPEDPSRDLTIPEKLNVAIDVGSALEYLHVHCHDQIAHCDLKPSNVLLDDDLTAHVGDFGLARLLYKFDRESFLSQFSSAGVRGTIGYAPPEYGMGGQPSIRGDVYSFGVLLLEMFTGKKPTDESFSGDYNLHSYAKSVLSGDEEEGGGSNAVDEWLRLVLQVGVRCSEEYPRDRMGMAEALRELVSVRSKFFSTKTDTAEELSPRDAVQSSPQEWMLSADMHTM from the exons ATGAAGCCGTTTCTTTCAATTGCTCTACTCATGTTCTTTGAAGCTTTCACGGTGGTCTTTGCTCAAGCCAGGTTTTCGAGTGAGACTGACATGAAAGCTTTGCTCGAGTTCAAGTCCCAAGCCGCTGAGAACAATACTGAGGTCTTGTCCTCATGGAACAGCTCCTCTCCGCTCTGCAGCTGGACTGGTGTTACATGCGGTCGGAAGCGAGAAAGAGTTGTGAGTCTTGACCTCGGAGGATTCAAGTTAGCTGGTGTGATCTCACCCTCCATTGGTAACCTCTCTTTCCTCAGAGTACTTAATCTCGCAGACAACTCTTTTACAAGTACCATCCCTCGAGAGGTGGGGATGCTGTTTAGGCTTCAGTACTTGAACATGAGCTTTAATCTTCTCCAAGGAAGGATTCCTCCAAGTCTCTCCAACTGCTCTACGCTCTCGACTCTTGATTTATCCTCAAACCAGATTGGACACGAAGTTCCTTCAGAGCTAGGTTCGCTTTCGAAGCTTGTCATCCTCTCTCTTGCTACGAACAACCTTACCGGGAAGTTTCCTGCATCTTTAGGAAACTTGACTTCACTCCAGAAGCTTGACTTTGCTTATAACGAGATGGAAGGAGAGATTCCATACGATGTTGCTAGATTGAGACAACTGGTGTTTTTTCAGATATCACAGAATGGTTTCTCAGGTGTGTTTCCTCATGCGTTGTACAACCTCTCCTCGCTTGAGTCTCTATCCCTAGGTGGCAATAGCTTTACAGGTAACCTTAGGGCTGATTTTGGTTACCTTCTTCCAAACCTAAGAACACTTCTTTTGGGAGAAAATCATTTCACCGGAGCTATCCCCATAACACTTACAAATATCTCAAGCCTCGGAAGGTTTCATATCTCATCTAATAACCTCACAGGAAGCATCCCTTTGATTTTTGGAAAGCTACCTAACCTGTGGTGGTTAGGGATTGCTCAAAACGCTCTTGGAAAGAACTCGTTCAGTGATCTTGAGTTTATTGGTGGTTTAACTAACTGCACTGAACTAGAGTTCTTAGATGCTGGCTACAACAGACTTGGAGGTGAGCTGCCTGCCTCAACAGCCAATCTGTCTACCAAGCTGACTAGTCTAAACATGGGAGGAAACCACATCTCTGGAACCATTCCTCGTGACATCGGTAATCTCGTAAACCTGCAAGTACTCAGTTTGGAAGCAAATATGTTGACAGGAGAGCTTCCTGTCTCTTTCGGGAAGCTTTTGGAATTGCAGGTGCTTGAAGTGTACACAAACTCATTATCTGGGGAGTTACCGTCTTACTTTGACAAGATGACTCAGCTGCAGAAGATTCATTTGAACAGCAATAGTTTCCAAGGAAGAATCCCCAAGAGCATTGGAGGATGTAGAAACTTGCTAGACTTATGGATTGATACAAATAAGTTGAATGGGAGTATACCTCGGGAGATACTGCAGATTCCATCTCTTGCTTTCTTAGATTTGTCAAACAATGTCTTGACAGGTTCTTTTCCGGAAGAAGTTGGGAAGTTAGAGCTGCTTGTTGGACTAGCTGCTAGCGACAACAAGTTATCAGGACGCATTCCACAAACTCTAGGGGGTTTTCTCTCTTTGGAGTTTCTCTATCTGCAAGGGAACTCGTTTGAAGGAGCCATTCCAGATATAAGTCGGTTGGTTAGTTTATCAAATGTTGACTTCTCTAGAAACAATCTCTCTGGTCGCATACCTCAGTATCTCGCCAAGTTTCCTCAGCTGAAAAATCTGAATCTTTCTATGAACAAGTTCGAGGGAAGTGTGCCTACAACAGGAGTGTTTCGAAACGCTACAGAAGTTTCTGTTTTTGGAAACAGTAATCTATGCGGAGGGATCAGAGAAATGCAACTAAAGCCATGCATTGACGTGAAAGCATCATCAAGGCCGAGAAAGCCTCTTTCACTTCGAAAGAAGATTGCCAGTGGTATTGGTATAGGTATGGCCTCACTTTTGTTAATCATAATTGTGGCTGCTCTGTGTTGGTTCAAGAAGAAGAGGgacaagaggaagaagaatgaTACTAGTAGTACTAACCAATCTTATTCCACTACTATGGGAAAGTTCTATGAGAAGTTAAGTTATAAAGAGCTTTACGATGCAACTGGTGGCTTCTCTTCAGACAATCTGATTGGTTCAGGCAACTTCGGTACTGTATATAAAGGAGTCCTTGGTCATGATAACAAACTCGTAGCTGTTAAAGTCTTGAACCTCTTGAAGCATGGAGCAACGAAAAGCTTTATGGCGGAATGTGAAACTTTCAAAGGTGTAAGGCATCGCAACCTTGTGAAGCTATTAACGGTTTGTTCAAGCCTCGATTCAGAAGGTAATGAGTTCAGAGCTCTGGTCTACGAGTTCATGCCGAAAGGAAGTCTGGATACGTGGCTGCATCAGCCAGAAGATCCCTCGAGAGATTTGACAATTCCAGAGAAACTAAACGTAGCAATAGATGTTGGTTCAGCTTTGGAGTATCTTCATGTTCACTGTCATGACCAAATAGCTCACTGTGATCTTAAGCCAAGCAACGTTCTTCTTGACGATGACCTTACAGCTCATGTTGGTGACTTTGGTTTGGCTAGGCTTTTATATAAATTCGACCGAGAGTCCTTCCTAAGCCAGTTTAGTTCTGCTGGTGTTAGAGGCACCATTGGCTATGCCCCACCAG AATATGGAATGGGAGGGCAGCCATCGATAAGAGGAGATGTGTACAGCTTTGgagttttgcttttggagatGTTCACCGGAAAGAAACCGACGGACGAATCATTTTCAGGGGATTATAACCTCCACAGCTACGCAAAGTCGGTGTTGTCAGGAGATGAGGAGGAGGGTGGAGGCAGCAATGCCGTTGATGAGTGGTTGAGACTGGTTTTGCAGGTGGGAGTAAGGTGTTCTGAAGAATATCCGAGGGATAGGATGGGGATGGCTGAAGCACTACGAGAACTAGTCTCAGTCAGATCTAAGTTCTTCAGTACCAAGACGGATACTGCAGAAGAGCTAAGTCCCCGGGATGCTGTGCAAAGTTCTCCTCAGGAATGGATGTTAAGCGCGGACATGCATACAATGTAG
- the LOC103845671 gene encoding PHD finger protein ALFIN-LIKE 5: protein MEGGGGGAQYNPRTVEEVFRDFKGRRAAILRALTTDVQEFFQQCDPEKDNLCLYGFPNEVWEVNLPAEEVPPELPEPALGINFARDGMMEKDWLSLVAVHSDAWLLSVSFFFGSKFGFDKVDRKRLFNMINEVPTIFEVVTGTAKNQTKEKASSANQNGNRSKSNSKVRGLDGKSSKTIQAMEEGGLEEEEEEKEKEEDEEEHGETLCGACGDNYASDEFWICCDMCEKWFHGTCVKITPARAEHIKHYKCPSCSNKRARP from the exons atggaaggaggaggaggaggtgcgCAGTACAACCCTCGAACTGTTGAAGAAGTCTTCCGAGATTTCAAGGGCCGTCGAGCTGCCATCCTCCGAGCTCTCACCACtg aTGTGCAAGAGTTTTTCCAGCAATGCGACCCTG AGAAGGACAATCTTTGCTTGTATGGATTCCCAAATGAAGTGTGGGAAGTTAACTTACCAGCTGAAGAAGTACCTCCAGAACTCCCCGAACCTGCACTCGGCATCAACTTTGCCAGAGATGGAATGATGGAAAAGGACTGGCTTTCTCTCGTTGCTGTCCACAGTGATGCCTGGTTACTTTCTGTCTCCTTTTTCTTCGGTTCAAAATTTGGTTTTGATAAAGTTGACAG GAAGCGTTTGTTCAACATGATAAATGAGGTTCCTACTATATTTGAAGTTGTGACTGGAACTGCGAAAAACCAAACAAAGGAAAAGGCCTCTTCAGCAAATCAAAATGGCAACAGATCCAAGTCAAATTCAAAAGTG AGAGGTTTAGATGGCAAAAGCTCAAAGACAATACAAGCCATGGAGGAAGGAGGactagaggaagaggaagaggagaaagaaaaggAAGAGGATGAAGAGGAACACGGCGAAACACTGTGTGGAGCTTGTGGAGATAACTATGCTTCCGATGAATTCTGGATATGCTGTGACATGTGCGAGAAATGGTTCCATGGGACATGTGTGAAGATCACTCCAGCTAGAGCTGAGCATATCAAGCACTACAAGTGCCCTTCTTGCAGCAACAAAAGAGCTCGACCCTAA
- the LOC103845669 gene encoding alpha/beta hydrolase domain-containing protein WAV2 isoform X1 — MVTYVSALFYGVGGIVVAGVALLVAFQEKLVYVPVLPGLSKSYPITPARLNLIYEDVWLRSSDGVRLHSWFIKMFPDCRGPTILFFQENAGNIAHRLEMVRIMIQKLKCNVFMLSYRGYGESEGYPSQHGIIKDAQAALDHLSQRTDIDTSRIVVFGRSLGGAVGAVLTKNNPEKVSALILENTFTSILDMAGVLLPFLKWFIGGSGTKSLKLLNFVVRSPWKTIDAIGEVKQPVLFLSGLQDEMVPPFHMKMLYAKAATRNSQCTFVEFPSGMHMDTWLTGGDVYWRTVMQFLAKHAPEERKADTGLRHWSLI; from the exons ATGGTGACGTACGTGAGCGCGTTGTTCTACGGAGTAGGAGGGATAGTCGTCGCCGGCGTGGCGCTGCTCGTTGCCTTCCAGGAGAAGCTCGTCTACGTCCCGGTTCTCCCCGGTTTATCGAAGTCCTATCCCATCACTCCCGCCAGGCTCAATCTCATCTACGAGGACGTCTGGCTTCGGTCCTCCGATGGCGTGCGCCTCCACTCTTGGTTCATCAAAATGTTCCCCGATTGTCGAG GTCCAACCATTCTATTTTTCCAGGAGAATGCTGGAA ATATTGCTCATCGTCTAGAGATGGTTCGCATCATGATACAAAAATTGAAGTGTAATGTATTCATGCTTTCGTATCGTGG CTATGGGGAAAGTGAGGGTTATCCGTCACAGCATGGAATCATAAAAGATGCTCAG gCTGCGTTGGATCACCTTTCTCAAAGGACAGACATTGATACTTCTAGAATAGTTGTATTTGGAAGGTCCCTTGGAGGAGCTGTTGGAGCTGTGCTTACCAAAAATAATCCTGAAAAG GTATCTGCGTTGATTCTGGAAAATACATTCACATCCATTCTTGATATGGCTGGTGTTTTGCTGCCCTTCTTGAAGTGGTTTATTGGAGGAAGTGGTACTAAAAGCCTGAAACTTCTTAATTTTGTTGTACGCTCCCCCTGGAAGACAATTGATGCTATTGGTGAG GTCAAACAACCTGTACTTTTCCTCTCTGGGCTGCAAGATGAGATGGTCCCTCCATTTCACATGAAAATGCTGTATGCCAAAGCGGCTACCCGTAACTCTCAGTGCACCTTTGTGGAGTTTCCAAGCGGGATGCATATGGATACATGGCTCACTGGTGGTGACGTTTACTGGAGAACGGTCATGCAGTTCCTTGCAAAGCATGCGCCTGAGGAGAGGAAAGCCGATACAG GCTTGAGACATTGGTCTCTGATCTGA
- the LOC103845669 gene encoding alpha/beta hydrolase domain-containing protein WAV2 isoform X2 yields the protein MVTYVSALFYGVGGIVVAGVALLVAFQEKLVYVPVLPGLSKSYPITPARLNLIYEDVWLRSSDGVRLHSWFIKMFPDCRGPTILFFQENAGNIAHRLEMVRIMIQKLKCNVFMLSYRGYGESEGYPSQHGIIKDAQAALDHLSQRTDIDTSRIVVFGRSLGGAVGAVLTKNNPEKVSALILENTFTSILDMAGVLLPFLKWFIGGSGTKSLKLLNFVVRSPWKTIDAIGEVKQPVLFLSGLQDEMVPPFHMKMLYAKAATRNSQCTFVEFPSGMHMDTWLTGGDVYWRTVMQFLAKHAPEERKADTGR from the exons ATGGTGACGTACGTGAGCGCGTTGTTCTACGGAGTAGGAGGGATAGTCGTCGCCGGCGTGGCGCTGCTCGTTGCCTTCCAGGAGAAGCTCGTCTACGTCCCGGTTCTCCCCGGTTTATCGAAGTCCTATCCCATCACTCCCGCCAGGCTCAATCTCATCTACGAGGACGTCTGGCTTCGGTCCTCCGATGGCGTGCGCCTCCACTCTTGGTTCATCAAAATGTTCCCCGATTGTCGAG GTCCAACCATTCTATTTTTCCAGGAGAATGCTGGAA ATATTGCTCATCGTCTAGAGATGGTTCGCATCATGATACAAAAATTGAAGTGTAATGTATTCATGCTTTCGTATCGTGG CTATGGGGAAAGTGAGGGTTATCCGTCACAGCATGGAATCATAAAAGATGCTCAG gCTGCGTTGGATCACCTTTCTCAAAGGACAGACATTGATACTTCTAGAATAGTTGTATTTGGAAGGTCCCTTGGAGGAGCTGTTGGAGCTGTGCTTACCAAAAATAATCCTGAAAAG GTATCTGCGTTGATTCTGGAAAATACATTCACATCCATTCTTGATATGGCTGGTGTTTTGCTGCCCTTCTTGAAGTGGTTTATTGGAGGAAGTGGTACTAAAAGCCTGAAACTTCTTAATTTTGTTGTACGCTCCCCCTGGAAGACAATTGATGCTATTGGTGAG GTCAAACAACCTGTACTTTTCCTCTCTGGGCTGCAAGATGAGATGGTCCCTCCATTTCACATGAAAATGCTGTATGCCAAAGCGGCTACCCGTAACTCTCAGTGCACCTTTGTGGAGTTTCCAAGCGGGATGCATATGGATACATGGCTCACTGGTGGTGACGTTTACTGGAGAACGGTCATGCAGTTCCTTGCAAAGCATGCGCCTGAGGAGAGGAAAGCCGATACAG GAAGGTAA
- the LOC103845670 gene encoding glutaredoxin-C4 produces MTMIRSISMLTLLVTLAASISMVSSSSSADFVKKTISSHKIVIFSKSYCPYCRRAKSVFSELNQVPHVVELDEREDGGSIQSALGEIVGRRTVPQVFINGKHIGGSDDTVDAHESGELAKLLGVSENTRAEL; encoded by the exons aTGACGATGATCAGATCCATCTCGATGCTAACGTTGCTCGTCACACTAGCTGCATCCATTTCCATGGTCTCCTCCTCTTCATCCGCAGACTTTGTTAAGAAGACTATCTCTTCCCACAAAATCGTCATCTTCTCCAAATCCTACTGCCc GTATTGCAGGAGAGCGAAGTCTGTGTTCAGTGAGCTGAATCAGGTTCCTCATGTTGTCGAGCTTGACGAAAGAG AGGATGGGGGGAGTATCCAGAGTGCACTTGGAGAGATTGTTGGAAGGCGAACAGTACCGCAGGTTTTCATTAACGGAAAGCACATTGGAGGTTCAGATG ATACCGTAGACGCGCATGAGAGCGGTGAACTGGCCAAGCTTCTTGGTGTTTCGGAAAACACAAGAGCTGAACTCTAG